The Mercurialis annua linkage group LG8, ddMerAnnu1.2, whole genome shotgun sequence genome window below encodes:
- the LOC126660246 gene encoding mitogen-activated protein kinase kinase kinase 1-like, which produces MTGAVVPMDKNNNNNLQKRFKPKLDRRNANKNIDYDASYSPSSSWSSSSFSTEGSTTPRTRSLDILDTNKLTSFRVKGTDGEFDLICQSLGFSGPEDFSIPLSVWEAQKARRSSFDNGSLSSQFRAKQTVTNNDKNSKRASVFKQEIDNKGARVSNLVHVESIESGVSDFSRDEARLERDMARFDSGEVAFEPDIVRFGNRDMNRVTCVESNVLSVERLRNDDRDSSRCEGRLERDMAQLDGGDRVTGDRNLFAVERIGNGVSDCSKRENKSVRVRPIGERDVIGCGGAGGIRGLRPPALAPPPVMLVRPVVDNVSSTWDLMKSFAPQDDEENLSPRELSSSDEEDRVMDEDKEEVVVVVVEKDNDGNKENELSTSNDDGGGGSGVSIIDDSSSSTMQTVFYVSPNVKMRINISSWEKGELLGSGSFGTVYEGFTDDGFFFALKEVSLLDQGSQGKQSILQLEQEISLLRKFEHENIVRYLGTDKDETKLYIFLELATKGSLARLYQKYHLRDSQVSAYTRQILNGLKYLHDRNVVHRDIKCANILVDANGSVKLADFGLAKATKMNDVKSSKGTAFWMAPEVVNLKNRGYGLAADIWSLGCTVLEMLTRQPPYSDFEPMQALFRIGKGVPPLVPDSLSTEATDFILKCIQVNSTDRPTAAQLLHHPFVRKPLQSFLSPSSPRFTNL; this is translated from the exons ATGACCGGAGCCGTCGTACCAATGGACaagaacaacaacaacaacctgCAGAAACGCTTCAAACCCAAACTCGACCGTCGCAACGCCAACAAGAACATCGACTACGACGCGTCGTATTCCCCTTCATCGTCGTGGTCGTCGTCGTCTTTCTCCACGGAAGGCTCAACGACGCCACGAACACGGTCGCTTGATATTCTAGACACGAATAAACTAACAAGCTTTAGAGTAAAAGGAACAGACGgtgaatttgatttaatttgtcaGAGTTTAGGGTTTTCAGGTCCTGAAGATTTTTCTATTCCTCTGTCTGTTTGGGAAGCTCAAAAAGCTCGACGCTCGTCGTTCGATAACGGCAGTTTATCTTCGCAGTTTCGAGCTAAGCAAACGGTAACTAATAATGATAAGAATAGTAAGAGAGCTTCTGTTTTTAAGCAAGAAATTGATAATAAAGGAGCTAGGGTTAGTAATTTAGTTCATGTGGAGTCAATTGAGAGTGGTGTTAGTGATTTTAGTAGAGATGAAGCTCGTTTAGAGCGAGATATGGCTCGATTTGACAGTGGTGAAGTTGCGTTTGAGCCGGATATAGTTCGATTTGGAAATCGTGATATGAATAGGGTTACTTGTGTGGAAAGTAATGTACTTAGTGTGGAGAGGCTTAGAAATGATGATAGGGATTCTAGTAGATGTGAAGGTAGGTTGGAGCGAGATATGGCTCAATTAGATGGTGGTGATCGAGTTACTGGTGATCGTAATTTGTTTGCTGTGGAGAGAATTGGAAATGGGGTAAGCGATTGTAGCAAACGTGAAAATAAGAGTGTGAGAGTCAGGCCCATAGGGGAAAGAGATGTAATTGGCTGTGGTGGAGCTGGAGGGATTAGAGGTCTAAGACCGCCGGCTTTGGCACCACCACCGGTTATGTTAGTGCGGCCTGTAGTTGATAATGTGAGTTCAACTTGGGATTTGATGAAATCTTTTGCGCCTCAGGATGATGAAGAGAATTTAAGTCCAAGGGAGTTAAGCTCTTCGGATGAAGAGGATAGGGTAATGGATGAAGATAaggaggaggtggtggtggtggttgtgGAGAAGGATAATGATGGAAATAAAGAAAATGAATTGTCAACCTCAAATGATGATGGTGGTGGCGGCAGTGGAGTTAGTATTATAGATGATTCAAGTTCTAGTACTATGCAGACAGTATTTTACGTTTCTCCAAATGTGAAAATGAGAATAAATATTTCTTCATGGGAAAAGGGTGAGCTATTGGGAAGTGGGTCTTTTGGAACAGTTTATGAAGGCTTCACTGA TGATGGATTCTTTTTCGCTTTAAAGGAGGTATCTTTGCTGGATCAAGGAAGCCAAGGGAAACAAAGCATTTTACAACTTGAGCAG GAGATTTCCCTATTAAGAAAGTTTGAACACGAGAATATAGTTCGATATCTTGGAACAGACAAG GATGAAACTAAGCTTTATATCTTCCTTGAGCTAGCGACAAAAGGTTCACTTGCAAGGCTCTATCAAAAATACCATTTGAGGGATTCACAAGTCTCTGCTTACACCAGACAGATTTTAAATGGCTTAAAATATCTTCATGACCGGAATGTGGTTCACAG GGATATCAAATGCGCTAATATATTGGTGGATGCTAATGGATCTGTAAAGCTTGCAGATTTTGGGTTGGCCAAG GCAACTAAAATGAATGATGTTAAATCTTCCAAAGGGACTGCATTTTGGATGGCCCCAGAG GTTGTTAATTTAAAGAATCGTGGCTATGGACTTGCCGCTGATATATGGAGTCTTGGATGTACTGTTTTAGAGATGTTAACTCGTCAACCACCGTACTCTGACTTTGAACCT ATGCAAGCATTGTTTAGGATTGGCAAGGGTGTACCTCCTCTTGTTCCTGATTCTTTATCAACAGAGGCCACAGATTTCATCCTTAAATGCATACAAGTTAACTCAACTGATCGGCCTACGGCAGCTCAACTGCTCCACCATCCGTTTGTGAGAAAGCCACTTCAAAGTTTCTTGAGCCCTTCTTCTCCTCgttttacaaatttataa